The window TAAGCTGCCGGAGACCGGAGTCATCCGGGTGGAGGGCAATAACCTCTTTCATCGCGGCAATCGCCTGTACATGCTCATTCATCCGGCTATGCGCAATCGCAAGCCAGACATAGGCGTCCCCATACAGAGGATCTAGTGAAATCGCTTCTTTCAGGAGTGTGACCGGCCGATATGGATTAAGCGTCCCTCCTGCTTCATCCTCCAGCAGACGTTTAGCCTCCTGAACAAGCTTAAGGGCCTGCAAATGCTGGAGATGCAAATGGTATTCCGGCTTGCCGCTATCCAGCTTCACCGCTGCGAGCGCATGCTCCAGCGCCTTATCCATCATCCCGCTGCGTGCATAGGTAATCGAACACCGGTATCTTACCTCGGCGTCGTCCGGGCTGGCTGATATCGCAGCTTCAAAATATTGAATTGCCTCTTCAAAGTCGCTGCGTAAAATAGACCGGTATGCCGCATTGACATAATCGTTATGATTCATATACTCACCATCCTGACGGCTAAATCCCGTTCGTTTGGTACAGCATATGTTATAGAGGCCTAATCGGTGTTTTTAAGTGTCCACCGTCCGGCGTCACGGGTATTGAACTTGTGCATCACTTTATTATGGGCTTCCGTCAGGTCAATGCCCAGAGAATTGGCGAAGCATACGGTTATGAACAGAATATCACCGAGTTCAAGTTCAATAGAATTGTCCGCCTCGTCTGCCTTTTTAGGCTTTTCGCCGAACTGATGGTTCACTTCGCGGGCCAGCTCACCCACTTCTTCCGACATACGGGCCAGCATTGACAACGGGCTGAAGTAACCTTCCTTAAACTGTGAGATATAAGCATCGACTTCGCGCTGTATCTCACTAAGACTTTTATCCATAATTTGTTGCTTCGCCCCCCTATAAATTCTTGCCTTCTGTTTGCCCCTATGTTATCGTAAAGACGTTTTGAAGACAAATCTTTTTTACATTTGCAGCTCTACACCATGAGAAAAATGCTTGTATAAAATGCCCGTCAGAGGGCTTAGGCGAGGGATTATATGAAATCATTAAATGCAATGAATATCGGCAAAACAGTAGCGCCTATCATGCTGGGTGCGGCAATATATGCGTTCGGGCTCCTGTACTTTATCGTCCCCAATCAGCTGATGGAGGGAGGAGTAACGGGGATTACCATCCTGCTGAACTATGCCTTTGATATTCCGATCTTCCTGACTACGCTGCTGCTGAATCTTCCGCTGTTCCTTCTGGGCTGGAAAGTGCTTGGTTCACATCAGATTGTCTATACCGGTGTCGGTATTGGGGCATTGTCTTTTTTCCTGTGGGTTTTTGAACGGCTGATTGCCGCAGGCTGGCTGGTGCCCTTCAGCACCGAGCACGATTTTATTCTCGCTTCATTATATGCCGGGGTCACACTTGGCCTTGGACTCGGTATCGTCTTCCGGTACGGCGGGACCACTGGCGGCGTTGACATCGTGGCCCGGATTCTCGGGCGCAAATTCGGCTGGAGCATGGGCCAGATTATCTTAGCTGTCGACGTTATCATTATCGGCGCATCATTGCTCTACATACCCCGTGAAAAAATATTGTATACCCTTGTAGCCGTATTCATCTCTTCACGTGTGATTGATTTCATCCAAGAAGGCGCTTATGCCGCCAAGGCTTTCACAATCATCAGCGACGATGCTCCACAAATCGCGGATCTGATCACTGCCGAAATGGAGCGCGGTGTGACGCTGATCCCGGCCATCGGCGCGTATTCGAAGCAGGCCAAGCATATGGTGTATTGCGTTGTCTCCCGCCAGGAAATCCGCCGGCTCAGCCAATTAGTGAAGTCCGTTGATCCTACGGCATTTGTAATTATCAGTGATGTTCACGATGTTATGGGCGAAGGCTTCCGGGAATCCTGATTACATAATGGTATATTAACGGCTGAATCTCCAATGAACTATTCAAGGGTTCGAATCCTATTGCAAAAGAAGAAGGCTCTCCTTTCCGTGTCACAAACACGAAAAGGGAGAGCCTTTTGATTATACATATAATAGAGAGTCAATAATGTCCATCTTCACCGCTAGACCGGCTTCAAATCCTCCTGCTCTCCACGGTACTTGCGGTATCCGGCATAAGCCAGTGCGGATAGGATAAAAGCTCCGGCAAGCATGCCCCAGGCTCCGTATTTCTGAGGCGACAGCGGAAGCGACAATACGGGCTCATCCCGTTCCTTGCTGAACATCACCCTTACAGCATCCTGACCGTAAGAGATAATTTCAAGCAGCCGCGATCGCTCAGGGGGCTGGGCGGAA of the Paenibacillus pedocola genome contains:
- a CDS encoding tetratricopeptide repeat protein, translated to MNHNDYVNAAYRSILRSDFEEAIQYFEAAISASPDDAEVRYRCSITYARSGMMDKALEHALAAVKLDSGKPEYHLHLQHLQALKLVQEAKRLLEDEAGGTLNPYRPVTLLKEAISLDPLYGDAYVWLAIAHSRMNEHVQAIAAMKEVIALHPDDSGLRQLMKDLQRSLQKYIH
- a CDS encoding nucleotide pyrophosphohydrolase, with amino-acid sequence MDKSLSEIQREVDAYISQFKEGYFSPLSMLARMSEEVGELAREVNHQFGEKPKKADEADNSIELELGDILFITVCFANSLGIDLTEAHNKVMHKFNTRDAGRWTLKNTD
- a CDS encoding YitT family protein, whose product is MKSLNAMNIGKTVAPIMLGAAIYAFGLLYFIVPNQLMEGGVTGITILLNYAFDIPIFLTTLLLNLPLFLLGWKVLGSHQIVYTGVGIGALSFFLWVFERLIAAGWLVPFSTEHDFILASLYAGVTLGLGLGIVFRYGGTTGGVDIVARILGRKFGWSMGQIILAVDVIIIGASLLYIPREKILYTLVAVFISSRVIDFIQEGAYAAKAFTIISDDAPQIADLITAEMERGVTLIPAIGAYSKQAKHMVYCVVSRQEIRRLSQLVKSVDPTAFVIISDVHDVMGEGFRES